The following DNA comes from Musa acuminata AAA Group cultivar baxijiao chromosome BXJ1-4, Cavendish_Baxijiao_AAA, whole genome shotgun sequence.
CTACATGCACCAAATAGGAAATATCTGAATCATTCAAGAAAGGATAAGAGATCATGAAGCAGTAATTAGTGAAGTCAAATGAAAAGAGAGAAGGATACAAATAGATCAAGAAGAACACAGACTACTGCATCCAGCAACCAAGGTGAGTTAGCCTTAATTCTTTCCCACTCAATGCTCCTTACCAGTATGCTGCATCCAAACACAATCGTTAACAAGAAGACCTCTTTGAGGGGTCGAGGAGGGGAggcggatgagagagagagagagagagagagagagagaccttccAACATAAGTTGCATTGGCAGCGAGTGCAAACATGAACATTAGAGGATTTAATCCCTATAAAATAACTCATAATATTATAATCAAAAGGTTTAACGAAGCTAAATGATGGCAAAACCTAAAGGGTTTTAGGTCTAACCTCCACGCTCCCACGCTTGATCTGTTTGATGACATAACATACATCATAAAAATGTCTATGTCCAGTTTCATGTCACGGCAAAACTGTGGATGAAAGATAAGATATGTGCTTACGTTCATATATATCTGAGGCAGGCGGCCTCCCATGTAAATGGCAGCCATAACCCATCCTAACAGCAGCCCATAAGGGTTCTCTTCCAGTGATTTTATGCCTCCTTCCTGTCGTGCCACGGAGAGCAAAAGCATCAGTTTTATTGAATGTGGGAAACTGCACTCCATAATTCTTCCTACTGTCAAACCCTATGTTGTTCACCTCCATTGAAGCTTTGGTTTGAAATGGTAAAGTGACCGAGGCAGCTGCAAAAGTCCCATAGCCAACCTGCCATTACGAAAGCGAGGCAAAACAGTACAAAGTTATCACTTACTATGCAGAATGAGACAACCCAACTTCCTTGTAAGCATGAACAACAGCTTTGATAGATCAGATATCTAAACTGAGCTGCTTTACCTAATTAGCTTGCTGCTCATATCTCATGCCAAACTTCTTTCCCAAGTAGGGACATGAAGGTCTAAAAGTTGCTTTCTAATATGATATATCTCTGGCATCCTATATCTTTAGGCTATTCTTCTTCTTGTAAGGTTCATGCAATCTTTGCTAACCCTTATCTTCACCTAATGCACACAGGATATATCCTACAACTTACGTTTGTCTATCATGAAACTTTACCTTCGAGATATAATTAAATTAACtagtttaaattttaataatttatatatttaataatccTTTAGAACACGATATGTGTACATATtaagattattatgataaatgatTTAAAATAGAAATTATATGTGAAAGTCACAATAGTTATTGAACTTGATGAATTATGCTCTTCTAATTCAATTAAGCTCTACAGTGCATCTAATTATGTAATCTCCGGACTACTTTATTTGTTATCCTACATAGCCGAAAAGAACATCCAAATTGACTCAAACCATCAATCACATACCGACGTTTGTGTCACACGACGACTTCTCATGAAGTACCTCTACATCACATTATAATTATCACCTTTGACCTGCGATTCCCGACTCACCGAGCGAGAGAGGATCCTGATGGGCTTACTCATGCCGCTGCGCCAAGATCGGTGCCGTGCTGATCTCTCGTCATCAGAACCCGACGACTCCAAGTACCCCGAGGCTGATGGACCACTTCGAGCTGGTCCAAGGTAGGACGATCTATACGGTGGAGTCCCACTGCTCGCCAAAGACCTCGCCGACCTGAGACGCGCACACCGGTGTGTTAAGAGACCAAGACTTGCTTCGGTTTGTCAGATAGGTAGTGGAGACCGAGGAGTCGCACGTACGTATAGCATACATCTGCACGAGGTGATGCTGTAGGCGCGGCAGTAAGAGTTGGTAGGTGATGACTGTGACCCTCAGAATTCGGATTCAAAGGTTTGCAGCTGTCTTCTTCAACCTGGCGACCACGATGCGGTTTTCTCAAGCATATACAAGAAGAAGAAGTTACACGAGGAAGGAACACATTAGATGAAGATGGTGGTTTGATTTGTCACCTCTAGTTGAGCCGCGAAACCTCTGCTCTCACAACATCTTAGCCAGCAATCGTAATACAGAATTTGCAGCACCAAAACCACTGTGACGGCCGTGTATAACTGCACCATTAGTTTCGAGGGTGGTTAGCATACGGACATAACACTTTCTCAGCCTTCTAGGGCCTAACTCAGCTCACCAGTGCTGTATAGAACTGGGTCGGCAGCTGCAGATAAATCAAATTAACATTTTACTAGATGATGACAAGTAGCTTTGCTGCAAGAAGTTTGAGATACAGCTTAAAATTGGAAATGCTTACCGTTACTGGTTCGAGAAGGCAACCCACCAGGTTGAAGATGTCACTGCAAGCCAGAGTAAAATGTAAGAGTTTGATGGAGAACTTCGTCTAGATCTTGTTTAAACTATGTTTAAGTAATGCAAGGGGACGGACCCAACGACCCAAGTCAGGAGGAACGCAAGGGAGATGCCATGGCCAGACTTGTTGTGGAAGTTGGTGATGATCTGTGGTACCTCTGCTATTCCCCAGCAGAAGAGGCTGATCATACCGAGGCCAAACGATAGCTCACCTCTTACGCTACACACGCAGTCGTTGAAGTACCTCTCGATCCATCCTACACAGACCCTCTCCTCCTCTCCGCAGGTAGCCCATGCAAGAGACTTCGCCATGTCTCTGAGCTAATTGGTTTGGTCTTGGCGGAAGGAAGCGGTGACAAGGTTACACTATATATACAGATCTAGAAGAGTGTCGAACAGAGGAGAGTGACAGAATTTGCCACTTCCTCTGCCTCACACTGAACAAAACATGAAAGTTGACGGGCCTAATTTGATGTTGCCAAGTAACTCCATGGTTCTATCTAAGACAAAGAATTGCCGAACACTTGAACGTCACCTGCTATACTTAGGTGGTGGATCGAGTCACCCCTACGTTGTTAGGCAAAATAACAAATGACGGAGGGTCATGCATTGTCTAAGAGGTCACTCAATTCAGTTAAGTCCGTCccacaaatattttctatttggtGTGGGAACAGGATGATGAGTTCATGGTGTTACCCGGAAAAACACGTCCATAGCTGGTAATTAACTCTTGTATGAACATGAAAGAAAGAGCAATACATGAACTTCATGCATCATCGGGAAGGAGTAGCAATAGTAATATTTCTGGATTAGAAatataagaattattagataCGGTTGGTAAGGTTGACGTAATCCGCGAAAGATATCAAAGTTTTTGTTGGCACGCTGGGTGGCGACGTCACACGTGGGAGGAATCGCCCACTCGCGGCATCGATGCGCCGCAGACGGCACAGTGAAGTGAGAGAAGGATTATGCCGTGCTGCCGTCCGTGGACCGTCCACGTGGTACACCTTCTGTAGTGGGGCCCGTACAGTAGTCTGTAACAATATACATTAAGATCAATCGagtcgttgtagtatagtggtgagtattcccgcctgtcacgcgggtgacccgggttcgatccccggcaacggcgtCATTTTTTATTTGGCCAGAAGGATTGTCCGCACTCTCGAAGACGCGGCGTCAACGAGAGAGGAGGGTGTAGATGAGCGCTGCGCTGGAAAACAACGTCGGTTTGTTGCGGACATACGGATGACGACGAAGGATGCGACAGCACCGCTTCAGGACCTCTCCTTCCCATCACATCCGACACAGGTGTCTATTTCCTGTCTGCCCTCTATCCATACCAAATCGATAAGTCATGCATCTGTACGGTCATTTGCTCCTCCGCTTAGAGCTCGAACAGTGCCTTCCAACCTTATCCTCCACTGGATATCTTTAATGCCCGAGTTGTGATTAGATTGTGCTTTATGCgtggccttcttcttcttcttcttcttcttcttctcaatgATTAACCTTCTTTGCTTGCAATGGACGTAAAAGTATCTTTGCTTCCACAGACCTTGTCAAGGTCGGCTTATGGGCCTCCATGCAGTAATTATTGGGCTGCTTAGGAAGTGGGTCTTAAAATAAGGTATCCCATTCCTCGTTTCTCCTTTTATTGGCCTTTAGAAACCATGCTACCTTTAGTGATGTCTGAATCCGTGTTCCCGAAACAAAGCTATCCCATCACCAATGTCCCACCATTTCCCTTCTTCTTAATTGCAACCTTTAGTGATGTCTGAATCCGTGTTCCAGAAACCAATTAAATGTCACAGTGAAATGGAAGAATGGGGGACTTGTAGGCCGCCGCCTCACCCTGCATGATCGTGGCTAATGTTACCCACCCAGCCATTGTGAGGCTGAAACCATGGAAACGATAGCAGCATCGCTATCGGTGAGGTCGCGCTGTGTCAATGGCCGTCGTTGTCCCTTTAACGCCGGTGGGATCTCCGGATCAACCCTGCCGAGCTCTTCTTGGCTCCTCGGCCTTTTCCTCCGCCATGTCACAAAGTGCAAGCAATCGGTTCTTCTCCCCCACATATTTACGAGGGACCAACGACTTGATACACACCTCTGCTCTGTCGTGGCAGATGTAGCTGTCACGTGACGAGGATTAACATCGTTGGTTGTCCTTTTTCTTTTGGCGGTGACCACAGTTTTAGGATCACCGATTTTGATTCTAAAATAGACAGTTTCATTTGTACCAAATTTggaatcaaaatctaattaatttGAGATGGATCAGAACCGAATCAATTCGAGACGATTTCGATTCTAAAACTAAAACCGTCAGTTTAGCTTCCTATCtctgtcatatttttatttatttatttatttatttattttggaccTTCACCCAATGAAAATTAATATCAtttattatcttttcttttttggaCGTTCACCCAATGAACCAACCATTGGTCGGTTGAAACTTATTTTGATTCCGAAATCGAAACCATCGATTTTAGTTTGTAATTCTAATTTCAAGAAAGAATGGTATGGTCGGGATTTTGATTCAGTTCGATTTGGTTCTATTTTGAACGGAACAACCACGAATCCATCACTAACACGACGAAAGTAAAAGATCGGATATGATCACATCGATAAGCGTGCAGCACCGAAGCATACATCTGTTGCGTCGATTCGACACACAGGACAAGCTCAACAAGGACAGCACCTACACCAACAAGGAGACAAACCAGTATCGGACGACGGCATCTCAGCGCACACACCTTTCGCGCGCGATGCCAAACCCAGAGCTTGTCAAAGCTTTGCAAACGTTTGAACGCGCTGGTAATCCCTTCAGCACCTGTCGACCCAAAACCCCTTGGAAGCTGGACGACAACACACGGGAGGCAAGCTGGCCAGTGTGCCCTAGAGACAAAGGGGAAGGGACCCACGCCCTCAGAACACCACCAGCTGCATAGGAGTAAGCCCAGGTACCAGCGAGACCAGGTGCCTCCGCAACCGTCCACCGGCGCCTCGGCTCCCATGGACCACGGCGTCGACGTGACCGCCGAGCCAACGTGGCCCGGGCCACCCCCTGTCGGTGGTGGCCGTCGAGTGGTCCACGTCGGCCGCGCATCGATGCCCGGAGTGCCACCAGCTTTAATAATTCCACCCCCCGTCTTTATCACCCTTCCCGTTGCTCAAAAGTTCTCTTTGTGCACCAATGACCCCCACCTCCCTCCCCTTTCCTCTTTTTATCATTCCTGAGAGAAGAGAGGCGATTCCAAGCACTGTGCTGCATGCCCAAGTGGTGGCTTGGGGCCATGCAGCAGGAGAATGTTGCTGATATCTAAGATACTCTGGTTGGAAAGTGACTATGTAGGGAGGATGTTGGCTCTCTTGGCCACGGTAAAAGGAATAAGACTCGGAGAAAGAACACGGAGCATCAAAAGATGCAATTGGTTGGCACAGATTACATGAATCCCGTACGCGAGTGATGTAGATGGGCATCAACATTATTATATTCACGTAGTTACAACTCAATAACACATTCTTCGAATTTATATCCACAATGGCAAATGATTGAGTTCCTATATTTCAGATGTTTTTGGGAGGCACGATTGCTTAGTTGGGTTGGGACTTGATGCATATACAAAAATGATTACTGTACCTCAAATtgctactcttttttttttcgccTTTAATCATTTTGACTTATTATGGGTAATGATAATAatgttattttaatgatgaatatgGAGTATTCGCTTGCATTGGTCAATTGTAAATCAGCTTTGTCATTTTCACTTTCGAaaagaataattaaaatttaatatattttaaaaatattgaacgcattaaatatttaaataattattaaaattatataaaaaaaatataagttaattttatatgaatatttcAATTATATCCTTGTCTAAGAATAGTAAAATAATAAGAGGATATGAAAGGTCAACATATTTAAAATTGTTGAGGTGAAATTATAGCGAATAAATGTAGCATAtttcattttgataaattataAATGAATCGTCACGTTTGTTATTCTTCCTAAAactatgcctaaataaagagaaaATTTCCCAAATCCGGTGTGTAATTGGGCAGCCTCTCAACTCATTCAATAATTGGAGGACCCACTATTTAGCGTCTCTTCCCGAAGGGACCTCCACATGTAATGTGCATCACAATGACCCCATACAAGAAGGTTGGGGACGATGGGGACAAAGAAAAGCCATGGTCGAACCATTTAATCATCCCCTCACCGTAGCTCATGATGCATAGTCACATCCCATGGTCCACTTCATGTCCTATGAGTGATGACATAACCCATTTTTGGAACATCGGCCTTCGAGTTCTTCACCTTTTGGTTTGTCGATATGCTCGTGTAGGACAACACATTTTGAtacacgatatatatatatatatatatatatatatatatatatatatatatatatatatatatatatatatatatatatatatatatatatataagttattaTAATATAAGATGTCAACTAATCTAATCGATAAAGATTttaattatagaatatttttATGTCTTACCAAAAGAATCATATTATTGATATTTAGGTGATAAACATAATAGGCCTCCACTTAAGCTAAGTTAAACCTatggaaatgaaaaagaaaaaaaaatcatctgaACATATAGTATATAGGAACAGTGTAATAATAGAAGAAAACAGTGTCCAATTGAAGTAAAATGGAAGCTTCATCCTGTGGCCAAATAATGTTCATCAATGTGACAATTCTACAAAGCCTTAATTTGATCTTCCACTTGGCAATATGCTGGCATTTACTTAAGCTATGAGCTCAAATAAGGGGGTTGAACAGATCTTGAGATCATTGAAGAGCCAACCTCTTTTCCTTGACCAAACTCTCTTTTACACCTTGATGGATGCCTCCAAACTACAAAGGATCACCAGTCACTGATGTGATATGATTGACACATTGGAAACTTGAAAGAAGATAAATTAGAGGAAGAAAAGTCATCTACACTGATTACattgggtacctaaaagaaaaaaaaaggaggaaggtCAGCTTCAACTTCTTGATCAATGGGAGAAAACAAATGTTGATGTATGTTTGCAATGTATGCTCACATGTTTAATGGATGCTTGTGTTACCCAAGGCATCAAGTTACCAGTTAGAGGACAAAGACGCCTtgcttggagagagagagagagagagagagagagagagagagagagagattattgtaTTGTTTAAGATGCCACAGGCAAAACAATAATAGGCTACGCAGCCACTGGAGGAAGGGTGAGTAATGATCCCAAGGTGGAGACATGCCATTTATATTGAACCTAAATTTGGGCTTTGAGCTGTGGAGTGATGACGTTAGCCTAAAGTTTGTATGTACTCTCCCATCATATTTTAATTGGAAGATGGCGTCTGATACTGAACAGtcttaatttaaatcttaatttagCTGAGTGTTTAGTATCCCTTTTCTTTTGAGTTCGGATGCTTGGGATTCAATCGATGGGAGAATGACACTCTTATCTACTTTGAGATTTTTCGTAAGGTGAATTAGCTGACCAATCTTTTTCTGAAAGTTGACCTTGTTGAATACTTGTGTAGATGGAATGAATCACCAATCAAAAGTTATATATAGGAGACTATTTATTGGTAAGGGAAATCAATAATAATCAATATATATAGGTGAATTCATCAAGAGAAGATGAGCATGCCATAATCAAATCGAGTTCAACTATatgtaaaatatcaataaatTAATTTTCGAAACATCACACCTCCGATCTAAATTTAATACATTAAAATCAACGATAAAAGGTATTCCTTATAATTAATTAATGAGATATGCTCATGCCAAATTCAAAGATTAAAAATATATGTTCACATGTATCTTAGCGAGTGTTGAAACTATGCATGGATTTGTATTTAAGTTGTTGAATCGATAATAGAAAACTTAGGTGATGCGCATTAGCCGACGCATTTACACTCGTTGATATCTTGTGCTAAGCAATAAAATTAATGCTTTTATAATAGAAACATATTCTATGTGTAGTGTATTTTTcccaataattttaatataaaatgttCCTTCAAATACGTAGATATAAGtataattttcttttagtttttagttgatagaaaaaatatttgtcCTAAGGGTTGATACATGGTAGCCTAATAAGACGGTTTCGATACTTATATAGATATAAAATATTAGGTAAAtattttacataattttttttagttaAATCAATTATAAAATGTTCATTGGACCTAACCGAGATCCTTGATTGTTAACTCaaaatctcatattttatttCGTCCTAATCTCATCTTTATAAAGATCGATATCAATTTGAACATTTGAGACTCTCACTATCACAATCGAAGATCGCTTATGTGTCATTAGATTGATATCTAAGATTTTCTCGATCACTCCTAAAGATTATATATGCACATAGGTTCGAATCGAGTCAAATT
Coding sequences within:
- the LOC103981589 gene encoding uncharacterized protein LOC103981589 isoform X1 is translated as MAKSLAWATCGEEERVCVGWIERYFNDCVCSVRGELSFGLGMISLFCWGIAEVPQIITNFHNKSGHGISLAFLLTWVVGDIFNLVGCLLEPVTLPTQFYTALLYTAVTVVLVLQILYYDCWLRCCESRGFAAQLEVEEDSCKPLNPNSEGHSHHLPTLTAAPTASPRADVCYTSARSLASSGTPPYRSSYLGPARSGPSASGYLESSGSDDERSARHRSWRSGMSKPIRILSRSVGYGTFAAASVTLPFQTKASMEEGGIKSLEENPYGLLLGWVMAAIYMGGRLPQIYMNIKRGSVEGLNPLMFMFALAANATYVGSILVRSIEWERIKANSPWLLDAVVCVLLDLFIILQFAYYKFMHKRMTSNEDEHEDFMEAKETLV
- the LOC103981589 gene encoding probable vacuolar amino acid transporter YPQ1 isoform X2 — encoded protein: MAKSLAWATCGEEERVCVGWIERYFNDCVCSVRGELSFGLGMISLFCWGIAEVPQIITNFHNKSGHGISLAFLLTWVVGDIFNLVGCLLEPVTLYTAVTVVLVLQILYYDCWLRCCESRGFAAQLEVEEDSCKPLNPNSEGHSHHLPTLTAAPTASPRADVCYTSARSLASSGTPPYRSSYLGPARSGPSASGYLESSGSDDERSARHRSWRSGMSKPIRILSRSVGYGTFAAASVTLPFQTKASMEEGGIKSLEENPYGLLLGWVMAAIYMGGRLPQIYMNIKRGSVEGLNPLMFMFALAANATYVGSILVRSIEWERIKANSPWLLDAVVCVLLDLFIILQFAYYKFMHKRMTSNEDEHEDFMEAKETLV